In Porites lutea chromosome 1, jaPorLute2.1, whole genome shotgun sequence, a single genomic region encodes these proteins:
- the LOC140946418 gene encoding ubiA prenyltransferase domain-containing protein 1-like, whose translation MNGVKKEKNDRKTFKMSAYLLALRPWSFSASCIPVVLGAVLCWKTTGHFNLILLVLSMIAVLGVHAAGNLVNTYYDYMKGIDSKVSDDRTLVDHLLTPKEVVKLGVVSYGFASLALVFLVGLSPAKMEHLSFMFFGGLSGSFLYTGGVGLKYYGVGDIVIVITFGPLAVLFSYLSQCGNVALFPLFYAIPVALSTEAILHSNNTRDMEADERAGAVTLAIILGRQLSYALYCLLLLTPYVICTVLSVNLSVRFLIPLITLKMAFKLERNFREGKLLTLPKQTAKLNLFFGLLYTVSCIITPSLPKL comes from the coding sequence ATGAACGgtgtcaagaaagaaaaaaacgataGGAAGACGTTTAAAATGTCGGCTTACCTTTTAGCGCTCCGTCCTTGGTCTTTTTCGGCTTCTTGTATCCCAGTGGTTTTAGGAGCTGTGTTGTGTTGGAAAACGACGGGCCATTTTAACCTCATCTTGCTTGTGCTATCAATGATCGCAGTTCTCGGCGTTCATGCGGCCGGAAATCTAGTCAACACTTATTATGATTACATGAAAGGAATTGACAGCAAGGTATCGGACGATCGAACACTGGTTGACCATCTTTTAACGCCGAAAGAAGTTGTCAAGTTAGGCGTGGTGTCGTACGGATTTGCTAGTCTTGCACTGGTATTCTTGGTGGGATTATCGCCGGCAAAAATGGAACATTTATCGTTCATGTTCTTCGGGGGACTCTCTGGCTCCTTTCTATACACAGGCGGTGTTGGACTGAAATATTATGGAGTTGGTGACATTGTAATTGTTATAACTTTCGGTCCCCTTGCAGtattattttcttatctgagtCAGTGCGGTAACGTGGCCTTGTTTCCGCTGTTTTACGCTATTCCTGTGGCATTGAGCACAGAAGCGATTCTGCATAGTAATAATACAAGAGATATGGAAGCAGATGAAAGGGCAGGAGCAGTTACTTTGGCTATCATCCTTGGCCGTCAGCTGTCTTATGCATTGTACTGTTTATTGCTTCTCACACCTTATGTAATATGTACAGTACTCTCTGTTAACCTATCCGTGCGTTTCCTTATTCCACTGATAacactgaaaatggcttttaaGCTGGAGAGAAACTTCAGGGAAGGAAAATTGTTAACATTACCCAAGCAGACAGCaaaacttaatttattttttggtttgttgtacACTGTTAGCTGCATAATCACTCCAAGTTTACCAAAGTTGTGA